A genome region from Desulfobulbaceae bacterium includes the following:
- a CDS encoding 4Fe-4S dicluster domain-containing protein, with translation MWNVEIDKDKCTGDEECVNACPAQVLEMVDGKAEPVNIDECLGCETCVEVCPSGAIVVSEA, from the coding sequence ATGTGGAATGTAGAAATTGATAAGGACAAATGTACCGGTGATGAAGAGTGCGTAAACGCTTGCCCAGCACAGGTTCTGGAGATGGTTGACGGTAAGGCTGAGCCTGTTAATATCGACGAGTGTCTTGGTTGCGAGACTTGCGTTGAGGTTTGTCCGTCAGGCGCTATCGTCGTAAGTGAGGCCTAA
- the alr gene encoding alanine racemase, whose translation MTSYNRVVIDLGALQANFLAIQAAVGPGVDVLAMVKSDAYGHGLLRSALSLVTVGATHFGVAEIDEGIALRQAGVSGSIVVFLGWDGADELIDYRLTPVVFDLGVLKRLSARAVARQVRIGVQLKVDVGMGRFGILPAEVPSFVAALGDLPGIYLAGILSHFPMADSDDGVTRAQNTIFVQVVDALRSQPGMKTGQVPSVHIANSAAVMACPESHHDLVRPGIALYGGYPADDAVCRSRLALAPVMSFLTRVLQLKEVPAGYGVSYGHLHVTTRSTRLAVLPVGYADGYLRSLTGHAQVLIRGQRAPVCGRICMNACVVDVSAIPEVSVGDEVVLLGRQEGPMGVGEITVDEIAGWMKTIHYEVMCLFGNSNQREYVGEMSEALIAG comes from the coding sequence ATGACCTCGTATAATAGGGTTGTTATTGATTTAGGAGCTTTGCAGGCTAACTTTCTCGCCATTCAGGCGGCGGTCGGTCCTGGGGTCGATGTCTTGGCCATGGTTAAGTCGGATGCCTATGGCCATGGTTTGCTGCGTTCTGCGCTGTCCCTGGTCACAGTCGGCGCCACCCATTTTGGGGTGGCGGAGATTGACGAGGGGATTGCCCTGCGTCAAGCTGGCGTCAGCGGCTCCATTGTCGTTTTTCTTGGTTGGGACGGGGCGGACGAGTTGATCGACTATCGGTTGACTCCGGTGGTGTTTGATCTCGGTGTCCTTAAACGATTGTCCGCGCGGGCGGTTGCGCGCCAGGTTCGGATCGGAGTGCAGCTTAAGGTCGATGTGGGGATGGGGCGTTTTGGTATCCTGCCGGCGGAAGTTCCTTCCTTTGTGGCAGCGCTTGGGGACTTGCCTGGAATCTATCTGGCCGGGATCCTCAGTCATTTCCCCATGGCCGATTCTGATGACGGCGTGACTCGTGCGCAGAATACAATTTTTGTGCAGGTGGTGGATGCTCTCAGGAGCCAGCCTGGCATGAAAACGGGGCAGGTCCCGTCTGTTCACATCGCCAACTCGGCGGCGGTTATGGCCTGTCCTGAATCCCATCACGATCTTGTCCGGCCTGGCATTGCTCTCTACGGAGGATATCCGGCCGATGACGCAGTCTGTCGTTCTCGTCTCGCTCTTGCCCCGGTGATGTCTTTTTTAACTCGAGTGTTGCAGCTTAAGGAGGTGCCGGCGGGGTATGGGGTGAGCTATGGCCACCTGCATGTCACGACCCGGTCTACCCGTCTTGCTGTTTTACCGGTTGGCTATGCGGATGGTTATCTGCGATCATTGACCGGCCACGCTCAGGTCCTGATTCGTGGCCAGCGGGCTCCGGTGTGCGGCCGAATCTGCATGAACGCCTGTGTCGTCGATGTCTCTGCTATCCCGGAGGTATCGGTTGGTGATGAGGTCGTGCTGCTGGGCCGGCAGGAAGGACCCATGGGGGTGGGCGAGATTACTGTGGATGAGATTGCCGGATGGATGAAGACCATCCATTACGAGGTTATGTGTCTTTTCGGCAATAGCAACCAGAGGGAGTATGTCGGTGAGATGAGCGAGGCTCTGATCGCTGGCTGA
- a CDS encoding arginine--tRNA ligase has protein sequence MIRARVKEIVDSCFQEGVNRQYWSDGAAGSYTVEQPKREGQGDLATNLAMIVAGRDKKNPRAVAAQLVELLAGSPLFDKVEIAGPGFVNFFIKKEVWQSVLSEVCRQDQTFGLSQVGAGKKVLVEFVSANPTGPLSVGHGRQAVLGDAICRLLAATGHQVTREYYYNDAGRQMRVLAQSVQARYLELLGEEGQFPEDGYQGDYIVDIAKDLQAEHGDTLRGQEDLTPFQLKAEQAIFADINGTLERLSIHFDNYYNEHSLYDEGHIDDVVAQLRAKGLVYDQDGAVWFKTSELGLDQDRVIIKSTGEPTYRLPDIAYHREKFKRGFDWMVNIFGSDHIATVPDVMAGIRALGYDDSKVTVVLHQFVTLVRDGKQVKMSTRKATFVTVDELLSEVGQDVVRFFFLMRKADSQLEFDLGLATQQSQENPVYYVQYAHARVCSILRQAEERGLPLGEIADARLDLLVESEELDLLKEMAAYPELVQSAAYDLAPHRIIFYLQDLAGKFHSYYNKHRVISEDQALTQVRLWLINGLRMSLRNGLVLIGVKAPETM, from the coding sequence ATGATCAGAGCACGAGTAAAAGAGATTGTCGATAGCTGTTTTCAGGAAGGGGTCAACCGTCAGTACTGGTCTGATGGCGCAGCTGGTTCGTATACGGTGGAACAGCCGAAGCGGGAGGGGCAGGGTGACTTGGCGACTAACCTGGCCATGATCGTTGCCGGCCGGGACAAGAAGAATCCCCGGGCCGTGGCCGCCCAATTGGTCGAACTCCTGGCTGGATCTCCCTTGTTTGACAAGGTCGAGATCGCCGGGCCGGGCTTTGTTAATTTCTTCATTAAAAAAGAGGTCTGGCAGTCGGTCTTGTCTGAGGTGTGCCGTCAGGACCAGACTTTTGGCCTCAGTCAGGTCGGGGCTGGCAAGAAGGTCTTGGTCGAGTTCGTCAGCGCCAACCCAACCGGGCCGCTCAGCGTTGGCCATGGTCGACAGGCGGTGCTGGGTGATGCTATCTGCCGTTTGCTTGCAGCGACCGGTCATCAGGTGACCCGCGAGTATTACTATAATGACGCTGGGCGTCAGATGCGGGTACTAGCGCAGTCGGTGCAGGCACGGTATCTGGAGCTGCTGGGTGAGGAAGGTCAGTTTCCTGAGGACGGCTATCAAGGCGACTATATCGTGGACATTGCCAAGGATCTGCAGGCGGAACATGGTGACACCCTGCGTGGCCAGGAGGATCTGACACCCTTTCAGCTCAAGGCGGAGCAGGCGATTTTTGCCGACATCAACGGCACCCTTGAGCGTCTCTCCATCCACTTTGATAATTATTACAACGAACATTCGCTCTATGATGAGGGCCATATCGACGATGTGGTGGCCCAGCTGCGCGCCAAGGGGCTGGTCTATGATCAGGATGGCGCAGTCTGGTTTAAAACTTCTGAATTAGGGCTGGACCAGGACCGGGTCATCATCAAGAGCACGGGTGAGCCGACTTACCGGTTGCCGGATATCGCCTACCACCGGGAGAAGTTCAAACGTGGCTTTGATTGGATGGTCAATATCTTTGGTTCCGATCATATCGCTACCGTACCCGACGTCATGGCCGGTATTCGGGCGCTGGGCTACGACGACAGCAAGGTTACGGTGGTGTTGCATCAGTTTGTGACGCTGGTAAGGGACGGGAAGCAGGTTAAGATGTCGACTCGCAAAGCAACCTTTGTCACGGTCGATGAGTTGCTTTCCGAGGTTGGTCAGGATGTGGTCCGTTTTTTCTTCCTGATGCGCAAGGCGGACAGCCAGCTTGAATTTGACCTGGGTCTTGCCACCCAGCAGAGTCAGGAGAATCCGGTCTATTACGTTCAATATGCCCATGCCAGAGTGTGCAGCATCCTTCGGCAGGCGGAGGAACGAGGGCTCCCTTTGGGTGAGATTGCGGACGCTCGGCTGGACCTGTTGGTGGAGTCGGAGGAGCTTGATCTCTTAAAAGAGATGGCGGCCTATCCGGAGTTGGTGCAGAGCGCTGCCTATGATCTTGCCCCTCATCGGATTATTTTTTATCTGCAGGACCTGGCGGGAAAATTCCATAGTTATTACAATAAGCACCGGGTCATTTCCGAGGATCAGGCCCTGACCCAGGTTCGTCTGTGGCTGATTAATGGCCTGAGAATGTCCCTGCGGAATGGTTTGGTGCTGATTGGGGTGAAAGCCCCGGAAACCATGTGA
- a CDS encoding N-acetyltransferase — translation MIRNATMGDIKEIHSLLSHFAAQGQLLGRALSALYDQLRDFKVFVAHDQAATTGVSSGIVAGSAALHVCWENLAEIRSLAVLERFQGQDIGTSLVRSCLDEADTLGITKVFTLTYQPGFFKKLGFHEIDKNELPHKVWSDCINCPKFPDCNETALVWQR, via the coding sequence ATGATACGCAACGCCACCATGGGTGATATCAAGGAGATTCACTCCCTGCTCAGTCATTTTGCCGCCCAAGGCCAATTGCTGGGCCGGGCGTTGAGCGCCTTGTATGATCAATTGCGGGACTTCAAAGTCTTTGTGGCCCACGATCAGGCAGCCACCACCGGCGTATCTTCCGGTATTGTGGCCGGCTCGGCAGCGCTCCATGTCTGTTGGGAGAATCTGGCGGAGATCCGGTCGTTGGCAGTCCTTGAGCGCTTTCAGGGGCAGGATATCGGCACAAGCTTGGTCCGCTCTTGTTTGGATGAAGCGGATACTCTGGGGATCACCAAGGTGTTTACCTTGACCTATCAGCCTGGATTCTTTAAAAAACTTGGCTTTCATGAGATCGACAAAAATGAGTTGCCCCACAAGGTGTGGAGTGACTGTATTAACTGTCCGAAATTCCCCGATTGTAACGAGACTGCCTTGGTTTGGCAACGGTAA